A genomic segment from Antedon mediterranea chromosome 6, ecAntMedi1.1, whole genome shotgun sequence encodes:
- the LOC140051423 gene encoding octopamine receptor beta-2R-like produces the protein MIIDEQETTTNTPTSELLRTTVMRNMCNFNASYPPFKLTDTERYLSIIMFPISVIVLLGNAWIFQTIVRMKSRKKYYHIIASLSMTDSFLMIACIFVAVECLKNNRSFIYLDYLPDARWVIASYFEVTSLLHVILLACERCVAVKYPFKHRQLQKKQFIYVIIMLWIASIGINACLYVSGHFGYADCHYGTVYLNNGIVALTIVIAVTFHIIIYRTATNSTSRIVGSINRKTLNRNRSLSRLSGSDIKAARTTAIILSGFVVCVTPYVICSNIAYFTKDFDAINSPMLAIGYFLAIFNVVINTIVYGLLNAELRRAALGSLKALCRKGEAAHSYTRRPSDTIYRLRINQLEQCKIGGGNEKCSI, from the coding sequence ATGATAATTGATGAACAAGAAACGACGACTAACACTCCTACCTCGGAGTTACTTAGGACTACCGTCATGAGAAACATGTGTAACTTTAATGCGAGTTACCCACCTTTCAAGCTTACTGATACTGAAAGATACTTATCGATCATAATGTTTCCTATAAGCGTTATTGTCTTACTCGGTAACGCCTGGATTTTCCAAACAATCGTGAGGATGAAGTCACGAAAAAAGTATTACCACATTATTGCGAGCCTGTCAATGACTGATTCATTTTTAATGATAGCGTGCATATTTGTAGCAGTTGAATGTTTGAAGAATAATCgtagttttatatatttagactATTTACCCGACGCTCGATGGGTCATCGCTTCGTACTTCGAAGTCACGTCGTTACTACACGTTATTCTACTAGCGTGTGAACGTTGCGTTGCTGTGAAATATCCGTTTAAGCATCGTCAATTACAGAAAAAGCAATTTATCTACGTTATCATAATGCTTTGGATTGCATCGATTGGAATTAATGCATGTCTGTATGTTTCTGGGCATTTCGGCTACGCAGACTGTCATTACGGTACAGTGTATCTCAACAACGGTATTGTAGCATTGACTATCGTTATTGCAGTTACGTTTCACATAATAATTTACAGAACTGCTACAAACTCTACAAGTCGTATTGTGGGGAGCATAAACAGAAAAACTCTCAATCGGAATAGGTCGTTGAGCCGACTTAGTGGAAGTGATATTAAGGCTGCCAGAACTACAGCCATTATTCTTTCTGGATTTGTAGTCTGCGTAACGCCATATGTTATTTGTTCAAACATTGCCTATTTTACTAAggactttgatgcaattaactCACCAATGCTTGCTATTGGCTATTTTCTAGCTATATTTAACGTTGTCATAAATACAATAGTATACGGACTTCTGAACGCCGAGTTAAGACGCGCGGCGTTGGGATCATTGAAGGCGTTGTGCCGCAAAGGTGAAGCGGCACACAGCTATACGCGGAGACCGTCTGACACGATTTATCGTTTACGTATCAATCAATTagaacagtgtaaaataggtggtGGTAACGAAAAGTGCTCAATTTAG